In one Nicotiana tomentosiformis chromosome 6, ASM39032v3, whole genome shotgun sequence genomic region, the following are encoded:
- the LOC104099009 gene encoding glyoxylase I 4-like, whose protein sequence is MENPLHLKSLNHISVVCRSVEKSLDFYQNILGFFPIRRPGSFNFDGAWLFNYGIGIHLLQSEDPENMPKISTINPKDNHISFQCESMVTVEKRLKEMEIEYIKSRVEEGGIYVDQLFFHDPDGMMIEICNCDNLPVIPLSGETLRPCSTLHCGMQQQKIQQLV, encoded by the exons ATGGAGAATCCTTTGCATTTAAAGTCATTGAATCACATATCAGTAGTATGCAGATCTGttgaaaaatctcttgattttTACCAAAACATTCTTGGATTCTTTCCAATTAGAAGGCCCGGTTCTTTTAATTTTGATGGAGCTTG GTTGTTTAATTATGGGATTGGGATACATCTTTTGCAATCTGAGGATCCAGAGAACATGCCCAAGATTAGCACCATTAATCCAAAGGACAATCACATTTCTTTCCAG TGTGAGAGCATGGTAACAGTAGAGAAAAGGCTAAAAGAGATGGAAATAGAGTATATAAAGAGCAGAGTTGAAGAAGGTGGAATTTACGTTGATCAACTATTTTTCCATGATCCAGATGGTATGATGATCGAAATCTGCAACTGCGATAACTTGCCGGTGATTCCACTTTCCGGCGAAACTCTCCGGCCGTGCTCAACTctccattgcggcatgcaacagCAGAAAATTCAACAGCTTgtctaa
- the LOC138893521 gene encoding zinc finger BED domain-containing protein DAYSLEEPER-like, producing MDDDDEGLDGFNIWSTFSTTQTSSRNINELQFYLQKQKEPRIKEFSPLGWWHENEKQFLILSAMAMDMLNVLISTVALESAFSQARQQLGDTRHSLGSNALEVLVCFRGWIRSERKNQGREDVDRAEDEELENILTHGNPSEFNTPEDIQEVHTLQKSSI from the coding sequence atggatgatgatgatgaaggccTTGATGGTTTTAATATTTGGTCTACATTTTCTACCACTCAAACTAGTAGCAGGAACATtaatgaacttcaattctacttgcaaaagcaaaAAGAGCCTCGTATAAAGGAATTTTCACCGTTGGGATGGTGGCATGAGAATGAAAAGCAATTTCTTATTCTTTCCGCTATGGCTATGGACATGCTGAATGTGCTAATTTCAACTGTTGCATTAGAGAGTGCATTTAGTCAAGCAAGACAACAACTTGGAGACACCCGTCACTCATTGGGAAGCAATGCTTTGgaagttttagtatgtttcagAGGTTGGATTAGATCGGAACGAAAAAATCAGGGACGTGAAGATGTTGATAGAGCAGAAGATGAGgaacttgaaaatatattaacaCATGGTAACCCATCTGAATTTAACACTCCAGAAGATATCCAAGAAGTTCATACACTACAAAAAAGCAGCATTTAA
- the LOC104099011 gene encoding uncharacterized protein produces the protein MHQSIAHGIAKVYPESHHEICIYHLEQNLKRRKVKSEVIKLFQSAARVYSRKEFDLYMSDIAKVDKKTFHYLMEEPPERWARSCSPRRIYDMLTTNIVNSMNSVLLEARELPILRMMDFIQVKLQRWFYERRNKAEGSFYDVSCWVEEELKKKIDLAFTLNVFPVDSWHSRVKEEGITFLVDINKRTCDCFQFQYDELPCIHAIAAIEKRNIKKSNFCSDWYLKESWLKTYERQILSRPNFTYRS, from the exons ATGCATCAATCTATTGCACATGGCATTGCAAAGGTATATCCTGAAAGCCACCATGAGatttgtatctatcatttggagcAGAACCTAAAGCGAAGGAAAGTGAAAAGTGAGGTCATAAAACTTTTTCAAAGTGCTGCAAGAGTATATAGTCGCAAAGAATTTGATCTATACATGTCAGATATAGCAAAAGTTGATAAGAAGACTTTTCACTACTTGATGGAAGAACCACCGGAAAGGTGGGCACGTTCTTGTAGTCCACGGCGAATATATGACATGCTCACAACAAACATAGTTAATTCAATGAATTCTGTGCTATTAGAAGCAAGGGAATTGCCTATATTAAGAATGATGGATTTCATCCAAGTGAAGCTACAACGTTGGTTTTATGAAAGAAGAaataaagcagaaggatcttttTATGACGTTTCTTGTTGGGTAGaagaggaattgaagaaaaagataGATTTAGCTTTTACTTTAAAT GTCTTCCCTGTTGATTCATGgcattctagagttaaggaagaAGGAATTACTTTCTTGGTGGACATAAACAAAAGAACATGTGATTGTTTTCAGTTTCAATATGATGAATTACCATGTATACACGCAATTGCAGCTATCGAGAAGAGAAACATCAAGAAGTCCAATTTCTGCTCGGACTGGTACTTAAAGGAATCTTGGCTGAAAACATATGAAAGAcaaatactgtcacgacccaatttcacctataggtcatga